One genomic region from uncultured Fretibacterium sp. encodes:
- the recA gene encoding recombinase RecA translates to MAKKKMPQTREEMLEQTIEDIRGKFGQGSIMRLGDNARANVEVIPSGILPLNIALGVGGYPKGRIVEIFGPEGSGKTTVALYAIAEAQRAGGVAAFIDAEHALDPRLAAALGVDIESLYLSQPDSGEQALYVLDALVRSGAVDLVVVDSVAALTPQAEIDGKIGESQLGLQARLMSYALRRLTSIVSKTNCVVIFINQLRALISTGYGAGPTETTTGGRALKFYSSVRLEVRRGKKLEKGEETIGHELYLKVVKNKLAPPFRSAHTSLIYGKGIPMGVAVVDMAVDYEVIRRKGSWLSYKGETLGQGKEAVAQFLEKNPSVQEEIIREIMAEVARGIGFQPQPNPGEDPDAPDAGAEGAASPAVDMLDGPMEIEEGILDLSDDDK, encoded by the coding sequence TTGGCAAAGAAAAAAATGCCGCAGACGCGCGAGGAGATGCTGGAGCAGACCATCGAGGACATACGGGGAAAGTTCGGGCAGGGATCCATCATGCGTCTGGGCGACAACGCGCGGGCGAACGTGGAGGTAATTCCGTCGGGCATCCTGCCGCTGAACATTGCGCTTGGCGTCGGGGGCTACCCCAAGGGGCGCATCGTGGAGATATTCGGGCCGGAGGGCTCGGGAAAGACGACAGTCGCCCTCTATGCGATCGCGGAGGCTCAGAGGGCGGGCGGGGTCGCGGCCTTCATCGACGCGGAGCACGCGCTGGACCCACGGCTGGCCGCGGCGTTGGGCGTGGATATCGAGTCGCTGTACCTCTCGCAGCCCGACAGCGGCGAGCAGGCGCTTTACGTGCTGGATGCCCTGGTGCGGAGCGGTGCGGTGGACCTGGTGGTGGTGGACTCCGTCGCGGCCCTGACCCCTCAGGCGGAAATAGACGGCAAGATAGGCGAGAGCCAGCTGGGCCTTCAGGCGCGCCTGATGTCCTACGCGCTGCGACGGCTCACCTCCATCGTGTCCAAGACCAACTGCGTGGTGATCTTCATCAACCAGCTCCGGGCCCTGATCTCGACGGGTTACGGGGCCGGCCCGACGGAGACGACGACGGGCGGGCGGGCGCTCAAGTTCTACTCGTCGGTCCGCCTGGAGGTACGGCGCGGCAAAAAGTTAGAGAAGGGCGAGGAGACCATCGGGCACGAGCTCTATCTGAAGGTGGTCAAGAACAAGCTGGCGCCCCCCTTCCGCTCCGCGCACACGAGCCTCATCTACGGCAAGGGCATCCCCATGGGGGTGGCGGTGGTCGACATGGCGGTGGACTATGAGGTCATCCGCAGGAAGGGGTCCTGGCTCTCCTACAAGGGGGAGACCCTGGGGCAGGGCAAGGAGGCGGTGGCCCAGTTCCTCGAGAAGAACCCCTCGGTGCAGGAGGAGATCATCCGGGAGATCATGGCGGAGGTCGCCAGGGGAATCGGTTTCCAGCCCCAGCCGAACCCCGGTGAGGACCCGGACGCCCCGGATGCCGGGGCGGAGGGCGCGGCGTCGCCCGCGGTCGATATGTTGGACGGCCCCATGGAGATCGAGGAGGGGATCCTGGACCTCTCCGACGACGACAAGTAA